One Siniperca chuatsi isolate FFG_IHB_CAS linkage group LG5, ASM2008510v1, whole genome shotgun sequence DNA window includes the following coding sequences:
- the egr3 gene encoding early growth response protein 3, with protein MTGKLAEKLPLTMSSLINTIPDSLYPEEDIPTSMNIFTSTESINHYSQMNTDNIMDLGMGSEKATGEIQYGSSFQSNRSGQTVTYLGKFAFDTPPSGGIGGSGWCSDNNIISLVSAGILGVSPSPSTVTTQTSSSAASMGGQTSDMEQVYGPPLPAYSTCSDLYQDQVSFHHSPATSTALAYPGNDYHSTSKASMDGSLFSMIPDYNLFHHQGEVGVMEHKPFQTMDPIRVNPPPITPLETIRAFKDKQQIHPGFIGGQQHPPQHHPPPQTLTLKPIRPRKYPNRPSKTPVHERPHACPAENCDRRFSRSDELTRHLRIHTGHKPFQCRICMRSFSRSDHLTTHIRTHTGEKPFSCEFCGRKFARSDERKRHAKVHLKQKDKKPADKNSGAAGSHSSPPSSCGGPTVGTS; from the exons ATGACAGGGAAACTAGCGGAGAAGCTCCCTCTTACCATGAGCAGTTTAATAAACACGATCCCTGACAGTCTCTACCCAGAAGAGGACATCCCGACGTCTATGAATATTTTCACCAGTACGGAATCTATTAACCACTATTCACAGATGAACACAG ATAATATCATGGATCTGGGCATGGGCAGCGAGAAAGCAACTGGAGAGATTCAGTATGGATCCAGCTTCCAGTCCAACCGCAGCGGGCAGACTGTCACTTATCTGGGGAAGTTTGCCTTTGACACTCCTCCGTCAGGTGGCATTGGTGGCTCTGGCTGGTGCTCTGATAACAATATCATCAGTCTTGTCAGCGCTGGGATCCTGGGCGTTTCTCCATCACCCAGCACGGTAACGACGCAGACATCATCCTCCGCAGCCAGCATGGGCGGACAGACGTCAGATATGGAGCAGGTTTATGGTCCGCCACTGCCTGCCTATTCCACCTGCAGTGACCTGTACCAGGACCAGGTCTCCTTCCACCACAGCCCTGCCACCAGCACGGCTCTAGCCTACCCTGGCAATGACTATCACTCCACATCCAAAGCCTCCATGGATGGCAGCCTTTTCTCTATGATCCCTGACTACAACCTTTTCCATCATCAGGGGGAGGTTGGCGTGATGGAGCACAAGCCCTTCCAGACCATGGACCCCATCCGAGTCAACCCTCCACCCATCACACCCCTGGAGACCATCAGAGCGTTCAAAGACAAGCAGCAGATTCACCCAGGTTTCATCGGTGGGCAGCAGCACCCGCCTCAGCACCACCCACCGCCACAGACTCTCACCCTCAAACCCATCCGACCACGGAAGTACCCCAACCGCCCCAGCAAAACCCCCGTCCATGAGCGGCCACATGCCTGTCCGGCAGAGAACTGTGACAGACGCTTCTCACGCTCAGACGAGCTCACGCGTCACCTTCGCATCCACACAGGTCACAAACCCTTCCAGTGCCGAATATGCATGCGCTCCTTCAGCCGGAGTGACCACCTGACCACACACatccgcacacacacaggtgagaaaccCTTCTCCTGTGAGTTCTGTGGACGCAAGTTTGCCAGAAGTGACGAGCGAAAGAGACACGCAAAGGTTCACCTGAAACAGAAGGACAAGAAGCCAGCTGACAAGAACAGTGGGGCAGCTGGGAGCCACAGCTCGCCACCCAGCTCCTGTGGGGGGCCAACAGTGGGAACATCATGA